The following proteins are encoded in a genomic region of Entelurus aequoreus isolate RoL-2023_Sb linkage group LG01, RoL_Eaeq_v1.1, whole genome shotgun sequence:
- the LOC133646715 gene encoding cytochrome b-245 heavy chain produces the protein MGNLAANEGLSIFVILVWLGINAFLFVHFYMAFLVDKWFYTRVLLGHALSWARAPAACLNFNCMLILLPVCRNLLSFLRGSIQFCSRTAARQLDRNITFHKLVAYMIAFHTAVHIIAHLFNFEYFMDAQLNRNSSFLPYILSDIGHGDNASFLNPIRSNETNPTIVMFTTIAGVTGVIITLALILIITSSMEVIRRSYFEVFWYTHHLFVLFFIGLVLHGFGRIVRGQTATSMITNDPHVCAEKFEDWGKNESYCAVPEFAGNPPMTWKWIAGPMILYVCERLVRIYRSHQKVVITKVVMHPSKTLELQMRKKGFRMEVGQYVFIQCPSVSRLEWHPFTMTSAPEEDYFSVHIRIVGDWTQALYEACGGDKTEPQEAWKLPKVAIDGPFGTASEDVFRYEVVMLVGAGIGVTPFASILKSVWYKRIQNNQDVFTKKIYFYWLCPETQAFEWFADLLQSLEGQMAEKNVTDFLSYNIYLTRWKEAEAAHFWVHHEAENDPITGLKQKTLYGKPNWDTEFTSIATKHPGTKVGVFLCGPPQLGKSLETQCLSHSEADVKFIFNKENF, from the exons ATGGGGAACTTGGCAGCCAACGAGGGACTCTCCATCTTTGTCATT CTTGTTTGGCTTGGGATTAACGCCTTCCTCTTCGTCCACTTCTACATGGCTTTTCTTGTCGACAAGTGGTTCTACACACGGGTTCTGCTCGGG CATGCTCTGTCCTGGGCTCGAGCGCCTGCCGCCTGCCTCAACTTCAACTGCATGCTCATCTTGCTGCCCGTCTGCAGGAATCTTCTTTCCTTCCTGCGCGGCTCCATCCAG TTCTGCAGCCGCACAGCCGCTCGCCAACTGGACCGGAACATCACTTTCCACAAGCTGGTGGCTTATATGATCGCCTTTCACACAG CCGTGCATATCATTGCACACTTGTTCAACTTTGAGTATTTCATGGACGCGCAGCTCAATCGCAACAGCAGCTTCCTGCCCTACATCCTGTCGGACATTGGCCATGGTGACAATGCGTCCTTCCTCAACCCCATCAGGTCCAATGAGACT AACCCGACCATCGTCATGTTTACAACCATCGCCGGTGTGACGGGTGTGATCATTACGCTAGCTCTCATCCTCATCATCACTTCCTCAATGGAAGTCATCCGCAGGTCATACTTCGAGGTGTTCTGGTACACACATCATCTTTTTGTCCTGTTCTTCATTGGACTGGTGCTCCACGGCTTTGG GAGGATTGTGCGAGGACAGACGGCAACCAGCATGATCACCAATGACCCACATGTCTGTGCCGAAAAGTTTGAGGACTGGGGGAAAAACGAGTCGTATTGTGCGGTTCCAGAGTTTGCGGGAAACCCACCAATG ACCTGGAAGTGGATTGCGGGACCTATGATCCTCTATGTATGCGAAAGGCTAGTTCGTATCTATCGATCACACCAGAAAGTGGTGATCACCAAG GTGGTGATGCATCCCTCCAAAACTCTGGAGTTGCAGATGAGGAAGAAAGGTTTCCGCATGGAGGTGGGTCAGTACGTCTTCATCCAATGTCCGTCTGTCTCCAGACTGGAATGGCACCCCTTTACCATGACCTCAGCCCCAGAGGAGGACTATTTCAGTGTCCATATTCGAATTGTTGGGGACTGGACTCAAGCTTTGTATGAAGCCTGCGGGGGAGACAAAACTGAGCCTCAGGAGGCCTGGAAACTGCCCAA GGTGGCCATCGATGGGCCATTTGGCACAGCCAGCGAGGACGTGTTTCGGTACGAGGTAGTCATGCTCGTCGGGGCGGGAATCGGCGTGACACCTTTCGCATCCATCCTCAAGTCTGTGTGGTACAAACGCATCCAGAATAACCAGGACGTTTTCACCAAGAAG ATCTACTTCTACTGGCTGTGCCCCGAGACGCAGGCCTTTGAGTGGTTTGCAGACCTGCTGCAGTCACTGGAGGGACAAATGGCGGAAAAGAACGTGACAGACTTCCTGAGCTACAACATCTACCTCACCCGCTGGAAGGAGGCAGAG GCAGCCCACTTTTGGGTGCACCACGAGGCGGAGAACGACCCAATCACAGGGCTCAAGCAGAAGACTCTTTATGGGAAGCCTAACTGGGACACTGAGTTCACCAGCATTGCGACCAAGCATCCCGG AACCAAAGTTGGAGTCTTCCTGTGCGGGCCACCGCAACTGGGGAAGTCCCTGGAGACCCAGTGTTTGTCACACTCTGAAGCTGACGTCAAGTTCATTTTTAACAAGGAAAATTTTTAA
- the LOC133646793 gene encoding dynein light chain Tctex-type 3-like → MDEYHNEASFNAEEADNIVKECIENVVGGDDYNQNLVNKWTSAIVERCLTQLVKLGRQYKFIVTCALMQKTGAGLHTANSCYWDTSMDGSCTVRWESRTMYCVVSVFAVAIV, encoded by the exons GCTTCGTTCAACGCAGAAGAAGCTGACAATATTGTCAAAGAG TGTATCGAGAATGTAGTGGGTGGCGACGACTACAACCAAAATCTGGTGAATAAATGGACCTCGGCTATAGTTGAGCGCTGCCTCACACAGCTGGTGAAACTGGGGAGACAGTACAAGTTCATTG TGACGTGCGCCCTGATGCAGAAAACTGGTGCCGGGCTCCACACAGCAAACTCCTGCTACTGGGACACGAGCATGGACG GGAGTTGCACCGTGAGGTGGGAAAGCCGCACCATGTACTGTGTGGTCAGTGTGTTTGCTGTGGCCATCGTGTAA